One Malus sylvestris chromosome 14, drMalSylv7.2, whole genome shotgun sequence DNA segment encodes these proteins:
- the LOC126600222 gene encoding uncharacterized protein LOC126600222 isoform X2, with translation MEYFFATAYRYLPPVEDPFRRLSFVLFSHHVTIPLLFQPRCSLTHPQIFTPATCHFSLFSTAPSTDLIYTSAPSPLFGTASSSQPSILYCSNHPIVPKLLHFLFSLHITNILPSFETHNPHSHHRCSSINICFQLLLIRNADFLHFAILPTFLRSVSLYSHAHPSPAATMAPMVVPVTATAQTSTSLVAASTRGTTSNVSTTLFTTPKLPSETNAYSVGSSLCSYFHADGLVNTVLVNHVAPSHMKGYFQTCNDSRVLPPLGTPNDAMEKLPPKVDVLQIAHPIHPPKEPDKGRRCQVPILYSPLRKARLHLEFIPHYMTFAMIVFNSYGSRRNILAHDVFDKRQKREIAQNYVPHRLFLIRNVACAIEPILVFQTTFLTRTFGWVSLCIVDSFDLHELYNQYINSKFGEPNEYFAYLDTFSQPQKIPRKLKSSRQYRIFLKVETEFEE, from the exons ATGGAGTACTTCTTCGCCACAGCCTATCGCTACCTTCCACCCGTCGAGGACCCCTTCCGCCGCCTGTCATTCGTCCTTTTCTCCCACCACGTCACCATTCCACTCCTCTTCCAACCTCGTTGCTCACTTACCCACCCTCAAATATTTACCCCAGCTACATGCCATTTCTCCCTCTTCTCAACCGCCCCCTCCACCGACCTTATTTACACCAGCGCACCCTCGCCGCTGTTTGGCACAGCTTCCTCGTCCCAACCGTCTATCCTTTATTGCTCCAACCACCCAATCGTTCCAAAGCTTCTCCACTTCCTCTTCAGCCTTCACATTACCAACATTCTCCCCTCTTTTGAAACCCACAACCCCCACTCCCACCACCGCTGCTCCTCCATCAACATCTGTTTTCAGCTTCTCCTCATTCGGAACGCCGACTTCCTCCACTTCGCAATCCTCCCCACCTTTCTCCGCTCTGTTTCTTTATACTCTCACGCCCATCCTAGCCCCGCTGCAACAATGGCTCCAATGGTAGTCCCTGTAACTGCTACAGCTCAGACATCGACATCACTTGTTGCTGCTTCTACACGTGGGACAACTTCAAATGTTAGCACTACGCTATTTACTACCCCAAAATTACCGTCTGAAACCAACGCCTACTCTGTAGGATCAAGCTTGTGCTCCTACTTTCATGCTGACGGTCTTGTCAATACCGTGCTGGTTAATCATGTTGCACCATCTCACATGAAGGGTTACTTTCAGACTTGCAATGATAGTCGAGTTTTGCCACCGTTGGGTACCCCCAATGATGCGATGGAAAAACTCCCTCCTAAGGTGGATGTTCTTCAGATTGCCCACCCAATCCACCCACCTAAGGAACCAGACAAGGGCCGCCGTTGTCAGGTACCAATATTGTATTCTCCACTACGAAAGGCACGGTTGCATTTGGAATTTATTCCACATTATATGACCTTTGCAATGATTGTGTTTAATTCCTATGGGAGTAGAAGAAACATATTGGCCCACGATGTGTTTGACAAAAGGCAAAAGAGAGAAATTGCCCAGAACTATGTGCCTCACCGTTTATTCCTGATTAGAAATGTTGCGTGTGCTATTGAACccattttggtttttcaaaccACCTTTTTGACTCGCACTTTTGGATGGGTGAGTCTGTGCATTGTGGATAGTTTTGACCTGCATGAACTATACAACCAGTATATTAATTCCAAATTTGGAGAACCTAATGAGTACTTTGCTTACCTTGATACTTTTTCACAACCACAAAAGATTCCTCGCAAGCTGAAGTCGTCAAGGCAGTACAG GATATTTTTGAAGGTTGAAACTGAATTTGAAGAGTAA
- the LOC126600222 gene encoding uncharacterized protein LOC126600222 isoform X1 encodes MEYFFATAYRYLPPVEDPFRRLSFVLFSHHVTIPLLFQPRCSLTHPQIFTPATCHFSLFSTAPSTDLIYTSAPSPLFGTASSSQPSILYCSNHPIVPKLLHFLFSLHITNILPSFETHNPHSHHRCSSINICFQLLLIRNADFLHFAILPTFLRSVSLYSHAHPSPAATMAPMVVPVTATAQTSTSLVAASTRGTTSNVSTTLFTTPKLPSETNAYSVGSSLCSYFHADGLVNTVLVNHVAPSHMKGYFQTCNDSRVLPPLGTPNDAMEKLPPKVDVLQIAHPIHPPKEPDKGRRCQVPILYSPLRKARLHLEFIPHYMTFAMIVFNSYGSRRNILAHDVFDKRQKREIAQNYVPHRLFLIRNVACAIEPILVFQTTFLTRTFGWVSLCIVDSFDLHELYNQYINSKFGEPNEYFAYLDTFSQPQKIPRKLKSSRQYRLKLNLKSNGHLVR; translated from the exons ATGGAGTACTTCTTCGCCACAGCCTATCGCTACCTTCCACCCGTCGAGGACCCCTTCCGCCGCCTGTCATTCGTCCTTTTCTCCCACCACGTCACCATTCCACTCCTCTTCCAACCTCGTTGCTCACTTACCCACCCTCAAATATTTACCCCAGCTACATGCCATTTCTCCCTCTTCTCAACCGCCCCCTCCACCGACCTTATTTACACCAGCGCACCCTCGCCGCTGTTTGGCACAGCTTCCTCGTCCCAACCGTCTATCCTTTATTGCTCCAACCACCCAATCGTTCCAAAGCTTCTCCACTTCCTCTTCAGCCTTCACATTACCAACATTCTCCCCTCTTTTGAAACCCACAACCCCCACTCCCACCACCGCTGCTCCTCCATCAACATCTGTTTTCAGCTTCTCCTCATTCGGAACGCCGACTTCCTCCACTTCGCAATCCTCCCCACCTTTCTCCGCTCTGTTTCTTTATACTCTCACGCCCATCCTAGCCCCGCTGCAACAATGGCTCCAATGGTAGTCCCTGTAACTGCTACAGCTCAGACATCGACATCACTTGTTGCTGCTTCTACACGTGGGACAACTTCAAATGTTAGCACTACGCTATTTACTACCCCAAAATTACCGTCTGAAACCAACGCCTACTCTGTAGGATCAAGCTTGTGCTCCTACTTTCATGCTGACGGTCTTGTCAATACCGTGCTGGTTAATCATGTTGCACCATCTCACATGAAGGGTTACTTTCAGACTTGCAATGATAGTCGAGTTTTGCCACCGTTGGGTACCCCCAATGATGCGATGGAAAAACTCCCTCCTAAGGTGGATGTTCTTCAGATTGCCCACCCAATCCACCCACCTAAGGAACCAGACAAGGGCCGCCGTTGTCAGGTACCAATATTGTATTCTCCACTACGAAAGGCACGGTTGCATTTGGAATTTATTCCACATTATATGACCTTTGCAATGATTGTGTTTAATTCCTATGGGAGTAGAAGAAACATATTGGCCCACGATGTGTTTGACAAAAGGCAAAAGAGAGAAATTGCCCAGAACTATGTGCCTCACCGTTTATTCCTGATTAGAAATGTTGCGTGTGCTATTGAACccattttggtttttcaaaccACCTTTTTGACTCGCACTTTTGGATGGGTGAGTCTGTGCATTGTGGATAGTTTTGACCTGCATGAACTATACAACCAGTATATTAATTCCAAATTTGGAGAACCTAATGAGTACTTTGCTTACCTTGATACTTTTTCACAACCACAAAAGATTCCTCGCAAGCTGAAGTCGTCAAGGCAGTACAG GTTGAAACTGAATTTGAAGAGTAATGGGCACCTGGTAAGGTAA
- the LOC126599022 gene encoding uncharacterized protein LOC126599022, with amino-acid sequence MVEELMAVGSEKLKEALASLGLQKGGTVQHAVETTLDSPMTLLTGTFAGGSVLSSHFFVVVLSQDHVIGRAVPNSMVAVKPTAGHPVVAGTPTWAANAYAGLDATADQIQLLKLIFCYLLHCIIHHDPKLKPFRHSRDEKTLEAIEFGLYACSVQPTKQLITVVEDTCCLAPRIIQRSHGTNTYMYCVGLTNIVEKLRCGEHIWHVDCKDLLQSHCKLIIIPVATYLNANSDLEFIAPPFVTSVCGSYEFESYFPEYLHLFKALVALHFQWYHVFATVVSMSMVLTAPSALAVLTSPNQFFVKYSLDLYLLNDNFDGNEREQQSAEESFRTDYFLVIVDIALSQLKNRFEQLKTFESIFGFLFDAPKLISLDDQQLKENCMNLEAHLKHGNTMDVDGADLCSELQVLQMMLPEEAFLSNNPWTSMEIANFVKETDMCPNVLIAYRVLLTGIGGDLTVDNLLESNRLYTPDIVILLETKNKSHRYEFLKKSLGLEYMFAVEPQGLSGGLCVLWKDGSQVTLLKSEEFVIEVKIWDENLNKQWRLFAIYASTDEKKRKEQWKRLGKRIEQDLDCCLLIGDFNDILCNEEKEGGNYRPASSMRDFREFVARNELMDLGYEGYPFTWRNNRESLPIQQRLDRGLATMGWNNIYPDTTIRHMVLEGSDHAMLFLSTEKLKARRGRKFSYDARWSKLEECRELVAHEWEGNLGGSHAFRICEKLKMLRKRLKVWYQGRGRNSKKAIDKLKDEIRRAYTSNQFASEEVKLKERDLWSALRNEEAYWKAKSRVQWLREGDKNTNFFHAQTLKRRRYNQIKGLEDSNGKWHDCDKDICDIANSYFTDLFESCRPSQIRDVEDCMETRVSPEDNRDLVAPITDEEIKEAAFQIPSERAPGPDGFSGCFYKDHWTTVGEDVVKAIKAFWHSGNMLRKINHTNLVLIPKVKCPKNMTQFRPIALCNVIYKILAKVITNRLKKIMPKVIGENQSAFVAGKQIQDNILVVHELLHSLNHQSKDIQKGMAIKLDMAKAYDRVEWGFLLSMMSKLGFAPMFCNRVKECISTVSFSILINGSPTGYIQPKRGLRQGDPLSPFLFLICTEGFSSLIRKGMERGTLHGYKFTPNETPLTHLFFADDSVLFGNATVEEAQGVADILKVTKKRIGNTLGIPYKDGFGKYLGLQADFGLSKKAVFAEIRDKIEARLAGWSEQFLSQAGKEVLVKAVAMALPNFAMSCFKLPIGVCRDMEKAVRSYWWRGNDQKRGCHWISWDRLMKQKLAGGLGFKDIQCFNLAFLAKIGWRLIQNPTSLLATVLRDKYFPGKCFKDAGRGRNTSWGWKGIFEGRMVLQHGVRWRVGDGENINIRKDPWLPTPTTFLANPLDSLEEIKVRDLIDPISKSWKEEVISAGFNRDKARKILSIPLSKSGCLDRLVWHYTVNGDYSVKTGYGVAMNLMENGALGRKGRGAPSEHRKNKLIWKMIWTLQVPNKIKFFIWKCCNKALAVRHNLQRRQIRVENICGVCHTFDESENHLFFHCEFSHQFWFCSPLHINSHELAGADFLESWDKICTRIQNMEKKEEILQEVAFGLWRLWKNRNEVVFNGVHRQHLEVMTLWGKNISEYREALSLKPEGECHLISKPHKMEKRPQLHWQKPNFGTIKVNTDAAWCRSSMRTGVGWVGRDFAGLLQFAGGSGTGICHSAAAAEACAIRSALMACIENGFDKVIIESDALVIIKMLRKVSPQDYSIECILGDIEILVQRLMSVTFSFVPRESNHAAHSVAKFALQQGGDYVWDCIGPKFLFNVLAHDVNISIRL; translated from the exons ATGGTGGAAGAACTTATGGCAGTGGGTTCAGAAAAGCTAAAGGAGGCACTAGCATCGTTAGGACTGCAGAAGGGTGGTACTGTTCAGCATGCTGTTGAGACCACTTTGGATTCTCCCATGACCTTGTTGACGGGCACGTTTGCTGGG GGAAGTGTTTTGAGCAGCCACTTCTTTGTAGTTGTTCTTTCCCAAGATCATGTGATAGGGCGAGCTGTCCCTAACAGTATGGTAGCGGTAAAACCAACTGCAGGACATCCAGTGGTTGCTGGCACTCCTACTTGGGCTGCTAATGCATATGCAGGACTTGATGCAACAGCTGATCAGATTCAACTTCTCAAGTTAATATTCTGTTATCTTCTCCATTGCATCATTCACCATGATCCAAAGCTCAAGCCCTTTCGCCATTCTAGGGATGAGAAAACATTGGAGGCCATTGAATTTGGACTCTATGCTTGTTCCGTACAACCAACCAAGCAATTGATCACTGTTGTAGAAGATACATGTTGTCTAGCCCCTCGGATTATACAAAGATCACATGGCACAAATACATATATGTATTGTGTTGGCTTGACCAATATAGTGGAAAAGCTAAGGTGTGGGGAACACATATGGCACGTGGACTGCAAAGACCTTCTACAAAGCCACTGCAAACTCATTATTATTCCAGTGGCCACATATTTGAATGCTAACAGTGATTTGGAATTCATTGCTCCACCGTTTGTAACTTCGGTTTGCGGCTCATATGAGTTTGAAAGCTATTTTCCAGAATATCTACATTTATTCAAGGCTCTTGTTGCTCTACACTTTCAGTGGTATCATGTTTTTGCAACTGTTGTCTCAATGTCCATGGTATTGACTGCTCCAAGCGCACTAGCAGTTTTAACGAGTCCGAATCAGTTTTTTGTCAAGTATTCTCTGGATTTGTACCTCTTG AATGATAATTTTGATGGTAATGAGAGGGAACAACAGTCTGCTGAAGAATCATTTAGAACAGATTATTTTCTTGTTATAGTGGATATTGCTCTTTCTCAACTGAAAAACAGGTTTGAACAGTTAAAGACTTTTGAATCTATTTTTGGCTTCTTGTTTGATGCACCGAAGTTAATTTCATTGGATGATCAACAGCTGAAAGAAAATTGTATGAATCTTGAAGCACATTTGAAACATGGAAATACCATGGATGTAGATGGAGCCGACTTGTGTTCTGAATTACAGGTGTTGCAAATGATGTTACCTGAAGAAGCATTTCTCTCTAATAACCCTTGGACATCCATGGAAATAgcaaactttgtaaaagaaaCTGACATGTGTCCTAATGTCTTGATTGCTTATCGTGTACTGTTGACT GGTATCGGGGGTGACCTGACAGTTGACAATTTGCTGGAATCAAACCGGCTTTACACCCCTGACATAGTGATACTGTTGGAAACAAAAAACAAGAGTCATCGCTATGAGTTTTTGAAAAAGAGTCTAGGCCTGGAATACATGTTTGCCGTGGAGCCTCAAGGTCTCAGTGGCGGATTGTGTGTACTCTGGAAAGATGGCTCTCAGGTTACTTTGCTAAAGTCTGAGGAGTTTGTGATTGAAGTGAAGATATGGGATGAAAATTTAAACAAACAGTGGCGTCTCTTCGCTATCTATGCTAGTACGgatgagaagaagaggaaggaacaATGGAAGAGGTTGGGTAAAAGAATCGAACAGGATCTGGATTGCTGCCTTCTAATTGGAGATTTTAACGACATTCTTTgtaatgaagaaaaggaaggaggaaatTACAGACCGGCTTCCAGTATGAGAGACTTCAGGGAGTTCGTGGCCAGGAATGAACTCATGGACCTTGGATATGAAGGATATCCCTTCACTTGGAGAAATAATAGAGAGTCCCTACCTATCCAACAAAGGCTTGACCGGGGGCTAGCAACGATGGGCTGGAATAACATCTACCCGGACACTACAATCAGACATATGGTGCTAGAAGGATCGGATCATGCCATGCTTTTTCTTTCCACTGAAAAGCTGAAAGCGCGGAGAGGAAGAAAGTTCTCTTATGATGCCCGGTGGAGCAAACTGGAGGAATGTCGGGAGCTTGTGGCACATGAATGGGAAGGTAATCTTGGTGGCTCCCATGCTTTCCGGATCTGTGAAAAACTAAAAATGCTCAGGAAGAGGCTTAAGGTGTGGTATCAAGGCAGGGGTAGAAATTCAAAAAAAGCCATTGATAAATTGAAAGATGAGATAAGGAGGGCTTACACGTCTAATCAATTTGCCTCTGAGGAGGTCAAATTGAAAGAAAGAGATCTTTGGTCTGCTCTTAGAAACGAAGAAGCCTACTGGAAAGCTAAATCCAGAGTTCAGTGGCTACGAGAGGGAgataaaaacacaaatttttttcatgCTCAAACTTTGAAACGAAGGAGATACAATCAGATAAAGGGTCTGGAGGACTCCAACGGGAAGTGGCATGACTGTGACAAAGATATCTGTGATATTGCCAACTCTTATTTCACTGATTTATTTGAGTCCTGTAGGCCCAGCCAAATCAGGGATGTAGAAGACTGTATGGAGACCAGGGTGTCACCGGAGGACAATCGTGACCTTGTGGCACCTATCACTGATGAGGAAATCAAGGAGGCGGCCTTTCAAATTCCTTCCGAAAGAGCCCCGGGGCCTGATGGATTCTCTGGATGTTTCTATAAAGATCACTGGACGACAGTGGGAGAGGATGTGGTGAAGGCCATCAAAGCTTTTTGGCACTCTGGAAATATGCTGAGGAAAATAAACCACACAAATTTAGTTCTCATTCCCAAGGTTAAATGTCCAAAGAACATGACACAATTCAGACCTATTGCCCTCTGCAATGTTATCTATAAGATCCTGGCAAAGGTGATAACCAACAGACTCAAAAAGATAATGCCGAAGGTGATTGGCGAAAATCAATCTGCTTTTGTCGCAGGGAAGCAAATTCAGGACAACATTCTAGTGGTTCACGAGCTCCTTCACTCCTTGAACCATCAAAGCAAAGATATTCAGAAAGGAATGGCCATCAAGTTGGACATGGCAAAGGCTTATGATCGTGTAGAGTGGGGTTTTCTTCTCTCCATGATGTCGAAATTGGGGTTTGCGCCGATGTTCTGCAATAGGGTAAAAGAATGTATTTCTACTGTATCCTTTAGTATCCTCATCAATGGCTCACCGACGGGTTACATCCAACCGAAGAGAGGCTTGAGACAAGGGGATCCCTTATCTCCTTTCCTTTTCTTAATTTGCACCGAGGGCTTCTCCAGTTTGATCAGGAAAGGGATGGAGCGTGGAACCCTTCACGGCTACAAGTTTACACCTAACGAGACTCCTCTTACCCATCTCTTCTTCGCAGACGACTCGGTCCTCTTTGGGAATGCTACGGTTGAAGAGGCCCAAGGTGTGGCAGATATCCTAAAAGT GACTAAGAAGAGGATTGGAAATACGCTGGGGATACCATATAAGGATGGCTTCGGGAAATACCTTGGCCTGCAGGCCGATTTTGGACTTTCCAAAAAAGCGGTCTTTGCGGAGATTCGAGATAAGATCGAAGCCAGGTTAGCAGGTTGGTCGGAGCAATTCCTATCCCAAGCTGGAAAGGAAGTCCTGGTAAAGGCAGTTGCTATGGCTCTGCCAAACTTTGCCATGAGTTGCTTCAAACTCCCCATTGGGGTATGTAGGGATATGGAGAAAGCAGTCCGGAGCTACTGGTGGAGAGGCAATGACCAGAAAAGGGGATGTCATTGGATTTCATGGGATCGGCTAATGAAACAAAAATTGGCCGGTGGTTTGGGATTTAAGGATATCCAGTGCTTTAACCTGGCTTTCCTAGCTAAGATTGGCTGGCGTTTGATCCAAAACCCCACTTCCCTACTTGCAACTGTCTTAAGAGATAAATATTTCCCAGGGAAATGTTTCAAGGATGCTGGAAGAGGGAGGAACACTTCGTGGGGATGGAAAGGCATCTTTGAAGGTCGTATGGTCCTTCAACACGGTGTCAGATGGAGGGTTGGAGACGGGGAAAACATAAATATCCGAAAGGATCCGTGGTTACCGACACCTACCACCTTCTTGGCTAACCCGTTGGATAGTCTAGAAGAAATCAAGGTCCGGGACTTGATTGACCCGATCTCAAAATCTTGGAAAGAAGAGGTCATCTCGGCGGGTTTCAATCGGGATAAAGCTAGGAAAATTTTAAGTATACCCCTAAGCAAATCTGGCTGCCTTGACAGATTAGTTTGGCATTATACGGTGAATGGTGATTACTCTGTTAAAACTGGATATGGAGTGGCAATGAACTTGATGGAGAATGGCGCCCTGGGCAGGAAAGGACGGGGTGCGCCTAGTGAGCACCGAAAGAACAAGTTGATATGGAAAATGATTTGGACGTTGCAGGTTcccaacaaaatcaaatttttcATATGGAAGTGCTGCAATAAGGCTCTGGCGGTGCGACACAACCTGCAACGCCGTCAAATACGAGTCGAAAACATCTGTGGGGTATGTCACACCTTTGATGAATCGGAAAATCATTTATTCTTCCATTGTGAATTTAGCCATCAATTCTGGTTTTGTTCTCCTCTACACATAAATTCTCATGAGTTGGCCGGTGCCGACTTCCTGGAGAGTTGGGATAAAATATGTACCAGAATCCAGAATAtggaaaagaaagaggagattCTCCAGGAGGTTGCGTTTGGTCTGTGGCGTCTCTGGAAGAATAGAAATGAAGTGGTATTTAATGGTGTACATAGACAACATTTGGAAGTCATGACTCTATGGGGAAAGAACATTTCTGAGTACCGTGAGGCTTTGTCCCTGAAACCAGAGGGCGAATGTCATCTGATTTCCAAACCCCACAAGATGGAGAAGCGTCCGCAGCTTCACTGGCAGAAACCAAATTTTGGAACCATCAAGGTGAATACCGATGCGGCCTGGTGCAGATCTTCGATGCGAACTGGAGTTGGATGGGTGGGCCGCGACTTTGCGGGTCTGCTTCAATTTGCTGGAGGATCGGGAACTGGTATTTGTCATAGTGCGGCGGCTGCTGAGGCATGTGCTATTCGGAGTGCTCTGATGGCTTGTATTGAAAATGGTTTTGATAAGGTGATAATTGAATCTGATGCTTTAGTTATCATTAAGATGTTAAGAAAGGTCTCTCCACAAGACTACAGCATCGAATGCATCCTTGGTGACATCGAGATTCTAGTACAGAGGTTAATGTCAGTGACGTTTTCGTTTGTACCTAGGGAGAGCAACCATGCGGCTCACTCGGTGGCGAAGTTTGCCTTGCAGCAAGGTGGTGATTATGTTTGGGATTGTATTGGGCCGAAGTTTTTGTTTAATGTTTTAGCCCACGATGTAAACATTTCTATTCGCCTTTAA